Part of the Leptolyngbya boryana PCC 6306 genome is shown below.
AATTCTGTCATTAGGCAAGAATTGGCGCGATCTCGCCAAGAAGCGCAAATCTTGGAAGCCGAAACCCTCGTACAGGTACCATCGCTCACCTATTTGCAAGTTCGGCAACTCGAAGAAAGGCAAGCATCTGGATCTGCGATCACACCGGAAGAGCAAGCAGCACTCTCCAAGTTTTACCTAATAGATTTCTACTGCCTTGAGGATCTGACGATCGACGATTGCCTCTGGGACAACAATGGACGACGGCGCGGAGAGATTCTGAACCTAGAATCACTTTTGTTTCCAGATGTTGCGCTTGATCGATCAGCAAAGTCTCTAGAAAGGCAAGCGACCTGGAATCAAGGCTATTGTCCTTGGGACTTCTCTCATACTGAGTTGCGGCGACGGGTGCGTGAACAAATTGGCTTAACTGAACTTCTTGATCGTGCTCGCAATGGAGAGCAATGGTGCAAATACGATCTGCAAGTGTATGCAGATCGTGCGCGGCAGTTTAGCGCCGATATCAAACTCACACTACACTTCACGATTAGCGATCGCGTTTCCGATGTCCAAATCATTCACCAACTGTTGTCCCAATTGGGCATTGTTCTCAAGCAACAGTGGTCGCGCTCAGTACCCGGTCACGAAGGCGAGAAGCTGCGAGTTTACTCGCTCGATCAAGCACATTGGCAGAATCTTTGGGGCATTCTTCAGCGCCGGGATCTCAAACGGCAACAGTTTCAAGCACAAATGCAAACGGAAAGCGCGGAGGACTTTGGATCATCCCCTCCATTAGAAAATTCTCAAGGAGGGGGTGATCCTTCTGGCTGGTTGAGTGAAGAGTGTTTAGATGATGTTCGCGAAATGCTTGAGGCAGCACAATCAGATCCGGAGCAATTAGCCGCAATCCGAGAATCAATACCGGAGCCAGTCTTGCGCTATTTAGCTCAAATAGCCAAAGCCTCGCACGTACGACAGGAGACGAAATGAATGGAGGTGAAGAGCGTTTTTTGACTAATGTAAAGTGAGAGCAGGAAACGCAGACAGTAAAGAAATCTGCTGACCTTTACAAATTTCGAGACACTCGTTAAAATTCTAGGAAATCACCTGATTTTCTAACCTGTTGCAACCAGCATCGTACAATCTGAAGTCACCTAACCAGTATTTAGCTCAGAGTTATAGCAATGAGTCAGTTAAAAGAACCGCTCTGCGTCTTCTCCAGGAAGATCGTAGTTGTAGAAACCCAATTTCATCTCACTCTGTCTTTGCATAAGCATAGGTCTTGTTCAGATGCAGCGAAAGAACAAGTGTTGTAGCGTTCAGCAACTCGAACTCTGTAAGACTTTGCAGCAGCACATCGAACAATCCTTATATTGCTCAGAATTTAATCCCAGTACAAGTGAGATCGACTATTTTGTTCAAAGCCTAATTTCATATCAAGTGATATGGAATTAAGTTGGAGGCAGTGGAATCCTGTTGACTGCGATCAAATTTGCGATCACAGTCACTATTCCAATTCAACCTTGATTCAAGTTTTGAGTTGAACGACTCTACTACTTTCTCGAATTGCTTCGGCAAGCACTGAAAGCGAGTACTGCAAGATATAGAGATTCGGTCTGATCCACTTTCAGGAACGGCTCAGATTGCCCTTTTTCCCAGTTCCGAATTGTCTGTGTAGATACCCCAATTGCTTCCGCAATTCGACGCTGAGAAAGTCCCCTCGATTGACGTAGTTCTCTTAAATCCACAAGCTCAAAAGTATTTCACAAACGGATTTAGGCAGTTACGATTTCTCAACGACATTTGCGATCTAGATGCTCTAAGCTTTAGCGGAAAAAACTGTGCCTACTCTTCCTTCGCTGCCCGCGCCAGAATTTGTCGCGCAAGTTTTCCCTCAGATTCCACCTCCAGTTACACCCTCTGATCGACTTCCTTCTCCACCAGCCATAAAGCCATTACCGTCCCCGGTCATTCAGGCACCAACGCCCCCAATTATTGCACCAGACACAAACACGTCGGGCACAATTCGAGTGAGGCGATTCCTGTTTCAAGGAAACACTATTTTTACTCAATCGCAGCTCGAAGCAGTAGTTGCTTCGTTTAAAGACCGGGATATTAACGTCTCGGAGCTGAAACAGGCAAGCGAAGTCATCACAAAGTTCTATACCGATGGAGGATACATTTCTTCAGGCGCGATCGTTCCACCCCAAAAGATTGATCTCCAAGATGGCTCTGTTGTGATTCAGGTTCTCGAAGGGAGAATCGAACGAATCAATATCGTCGGCAGTGAGCGCTTTGCTAGATATGTGCGTGAACGACTCAATGCTGCGACTCAGCCTGTTTTGCAATACGATCGACTACTCGAAGCGCTCCGTTTGCTTCAGCGCGATCCGCGAATTAGAAGAATCTCCGCAGCGCTCAATCCGGGAACAGAGCCGAATACTCGTATTCTAGATGTGGAGATCGGAACCAATCCCACTTCAACCGTAGAAATTGAGTTGAATAATGCCCGCTCCCCGCTCACAGGAAGCTTCGAGCGGCGGATTCAGTACAGTAATGGAAACCTGCTTGGACTCGGAGATACCATTAGCCTAGATTACGGGAATACCGATGGCTCGAATCGAGTTGGAGCCGCTTACACGATTCCAATTAATCCCCGCAATGGTGCGGTTAGTTTGAATTACACCTGGCTTAATAGCCGCATCATTCGCTCTCCATTCGATGCGCTGGATATTCGATCTACGTTTAACGTTTACGAGTTGACGTTTCGCCAACCGATTCTTCAGCGATCGGATGAGCGGCGAACCCAAGAACTTGCTGTTGGCATCACGGCTTCAAGATCAGACAGTCAGAGTTCGATTCTCGGCGTTGGTTTTCCGTTATCTGCGGGCAGTGACGATCAGGGACGCACACGCATCTCAGCATTGCGACTATTTCAGGAGTACACGAATAGCACTGACCAGCAAGTATTGTCGCTGCGATCGCAGTTTAATTTTGGTGTAGGTACATTTAATTCAACGATTAACGGCAATGCTCCAGATAGCCGATTCTTCACATGGCGGGGACAAGCGCTGTGGTTCCGACGCATCAACCAAACTTTAGATTTGTTATTGCGATCCGATTTGCAACTGAGCGATCGCTCGCTCGTGCCAATAGAGCAGTTCAGTTTAGGTGGACCTGGATCTGTGCGCGGATATGCTCAAAATGCGTTGATTGGCGATAACGGAATCTTCGGTTCCGCTGAGCTTCGCATTCACCTGACTCGTAGTTCTGCTGGTGGCTTGCAGTTAATTCCTTTCATTGATGCAGGGACTGTTTGGAATGCTGGTGGTGGCTCAATTCGCAACAATACAATTAGCTCTGTCGGAGCCGGGCTGCAATGGATTCAGAATGAACTACAGCTAAGAGCTAACTACGCAATTCCGTTGGCGACTTTTCCAAACGAGGGTAACAGTTTGCAAGAGCGGGGTTTTGATTTTTCTGTACGCTACAACTTTTCTTTCTGAGAAGAATCGAAGCACTCTACTACAGATTCTATGAGAAGCATATTCTGCGAAACTAACGAATGGCATACAAGTTAAAAATATCGGAGCCTTGTAAAAGCGGGTCTTGCTTGATTGTAATCTTGCTAAAGCCATGACTTTTTAGTAGCTCACACACGCGATCAACCCGTTGGGAGTGATCATGAACCTCGATTGTAATCTGTTTAATCTTGCACCAGTCTTGCGGCTCAATTCCCATCAGAACATCGAGTTCACTTCGTTCTACATCGATCTTAAGCAGGTCAATCTGCTGCACTGAATGGTCCCGAATAACGTCAGATAATCTGTGCATCTTGCAATACACAGGTTTGGCTTGAAATAATTCGTCTAATTTATAGTTAATGAGCAATGACCGAATGAATGACGGAAACAGTCGCAGCAACCATATATCGAAGGGTTCTCTTGGGTCTGGATTTGCAAGCGCTGTCTTGATTGCTTGCTCAACCGTAGCTCGTGTTTGATTACCTTCAGGATATGCCGTAGATAGAGCTGTTGCGTTGGGGTAGTAATCAAATACAACAGATTTTCTCTCTTGTGCCAATCCGAAAGAAAACGCCTTCATTGTCGCCGGAGCAAGTCGTTGAGCATTAAGCTTTAACGCCTCAAATACCTCCGGAATAGGTTCAAACGCATAAATCTGCAAATTACGTTGACATCGTTCATATGCCCAGAGGCTAAATAACCCAATGTTGGCTCCAACATCAAACAAAGTATCGCCTGGGTTCAGTTCAATGCCATAACGCAAATACTCTTGAACCTGTTCATATAAGACTGGTACCTCCGCTTCACGTAAATAGTATACTCTCATGCCATTAGGAAGTTTCGTCTCGGAGATTCCCATATCAGTCCCTTTTTCTTAGGAGAACTACTGCTTTGGACATATATCTAAGCAAAGCTGTCTGTTGTCGTGGGTCTGTACCCAGATCAAACATTTTATAATTCTACGCTCTGATGAAACACGATCGCTTTTTTGGCAAAATGCAATTCTAGTATCCAATTTGAGAACGCAGTTAATTCTCTAATTGAATTAGTCTGTAAGCCAATTGATTTGAAGGCAAAATCATTTTAAGATGAGCGATTTATTTCGATGAATTCGTAAGTTGATCTACTGTGCCGATCGTTCTCCTACTACTCATCTCACTATGATCAGACCGCTTCTTGTCTCATTATTACTACTGAGTACTCCCTTGGTAACGCTTGCTCAAGTTATTCCTGATTCGACGCTCGGTACAAATTCGTCGCAGCAAACCTCTGGCTTAGTTATCAACGGCGTACCTTCAGGACGAATTGATGGAGGACTCACTCACGGAACCTCCCTTTTTCATAGCTTTCGCGAATTTAATGTTGGAACGGGACGAGGAGTATATTTCGCTTCCCCAACTGGAATTGGAACGATTTTTACGCGAGTAACAGGTGCTAACCCATCGACGATTAACGGTACGCTTGGAGTGCTTGGACAAGCTAACCTTATCTTTATCAATCCCAATGGAATTCAATTCGGTTCAGAGGCACGGCTAGATTTACGTGGCTCATTCCTTGCCAGTACTGCAAAATCAATCCAATTTCCTAACGGTGAGTTCAGCGCCACCAATCCACAAACCCCGCCACTTTTGACCGTGGCTGCACCGATAGGCTTAATTTTTGATGGTGCGACAAAGCCAATTTCTGTTCAGGGTGGTGGGTATGCTTTCAACATCGAAGATCCTCAATCTCAAAGTGCTGGACAAAATGCACCCGGACTACACGTTGATCCTGGTCGCTCTCTAACACTGATCGGTGGACCTGTCAATTTAACTGGCGGAGTCCTGATTGCACCATCTGGTCGAATTGAAGTTGGGGCTATCGATCGTGGTGTCGTTACCGTGCGACCGGATGTGCAGGGATGGAACTTCGATTACACGGGTGTCGCTCAGTTTGCACCCGTTGATCTCACAAAATTATCGCTCATTGATGCTACCGGACCGCTTGCCGGAAAAATTAACATTCAAGCTCAGTCGCTCAGTCTTTCCGATGGTTCGTTTGTCACTCTACTGAATCAAGGTGCTGGTGCTGGTGGAATTATTCAAGCAACCGTTCAAGATCGCCTCGACATTACTGGGACAACTGATGCCTTAATTGAACGCCCGATCTCGTTTGATAACTACTATCGCGCTGGGTTTGCTACGAACACACTATTTGGCACTGGAGCGGATATTAGCATTCGTACAAAGCTTCTCTCAATGAATCAGGGGGCAGGAGTACGAACAGCGACCTCTGCTTCAGGATCGGCAGGAACGATTCGCGTTGATGCTACAGATCAAATTGATATAAAGAGAAGCTCCTTAAGGGGTCCACTCATCAGTCCGAGTTCAATTCAATCGGCGACTTTTGGTGCAGGGAGAGCTGGCAATATTACAATTAGCACTCCTGAGCTTAATCTCAGTGAGGGTGGGGCTGTATTTAATGTAAATTCCTCAAACTCAAGTGGAAACACTGGCGATATTGTCATTAACACACAGAGAACGCGCATCGAGGGTGTTGCTTCACCCTTCACGGCAAGCGTGATTTCAACAGGTTCAATTGGAACAGGCAACGCTGGAAATATTTTGCTTAATACTGACCGCCTCGATGTTCTGAATGGGGGACAACTGACCTCAATTGCGTCAGGGGCTGGAGATTCCGGCGATATCTCGATTCGAGCCTCAGAGATCATCCTCCGGGGACGAAATTCGATTTTAACTACGCCTAGTGCAGTTGGGACTTCGATCGTACTGCTTGAACCCACTGTTCGTCCTATTTTTAACGTGAGCGGCACACCTATTGGACGTGGAGGGACGCTAAGAATTCAATCTGAAAAAATCTCAGTTAGCGATTCCGCTCAACTTCGAGTCATCAATGAAGGAATTGGCGATGGTGGAAACTTACAAGTTCAAACGAATCGACTTGCTCTAACAAATGGTGGTTCTATCACCGCTGCAACGCAAACAGGACAAGGTGGCAATATTCTTCTGAGTATTGGTAAAGCTCTGAACCTAAGTAATAGTGAGATTTCAGCATCATCGCGTACAAGTGGACAAGGTGGCAATATCTCGATCGAGAGCGGTGTTTTTTCCGCTCTGCGTCAAAGCAGTATCTCAGCCAATGCAGCAGATGGGAGAGGTGGCAAAATCGCAATTAACAGCAAAGGGGTATTCATTGCCCCAGATAGTAGAATCACAGCAACCTCTGCCCTCGGTCGTACTTTTGATGGAACTGTTCAAATTAATACGATCGAGTCGGGCGTTAATCGAACGGCGATTCGACAACCTGCGGCACCACCCGCTGTGGGCGTGCAAGCAATTTGCCCCGCGCAATCTGATCCGAACATGAGCCAATTTATTAACAATGGTACAGGTGGAATACCACTAAGCTCTAGCACTCCGCTCACAGATTCTGCTGGTTGGATGCCTCGAAATATTACGTTAGCCAATCCAACCGTTCGCTCTTTAACAACTCGGACAAAATTGCCAATCGTTGAATTTAGAAGTTGGCGATTTAGCCCAGACAAAAAGACTGTCGAGCTAATTGCATCACCAGGCGCGGCTGATGTAGCTCAGTCCAACACTTCTCCGTGTCAACTCTCGTCCACTTCAGCAAAACCGTAATATTTATGGTGTATAAATTATTTACTCGCTTCGTTCAGTTTTTGCTTGGATTGGCGCTTGTACTTGCTTGCTCAGCACTCTCCGTGAGTTTTGGAAATAACGTAAGTGCGAGTATGACCGCTCCTGATGAGTTGACTGCTGAGGGCTTTACCCAATTTAATCAAGGCAATACGACAGCTGCCCTAAAACTCTGGCGAGCTGCAAGTGATTCATACCGCCAGACCAAAAATCAAGAAGGAGTGATTGGGAGCGCAATCAATCAAAGCCTTGCGCTGCGATCACTCGGACAATATCCCCAGGCTTGTCAAGTGTTGGCGCAGGAAGCGCTTCAGTTGCCAAGTGCCAACACATTGTGTTCAAAACAGCTTCGCTCTACTGAAGTGTCGTCACTCGATTTGTCGCGTATTCGACCGAATTCAACGCAGCAGCTTGCTGTGCAGCATTTAGGAATAGCGCTGCAACTGATTGGGGATTTATCGAATGCAAAGCTTGCCTTGCAATCAATCGAAAAAACAGCCGCGCCACAACGACGTGGAGAAATTCAACTAGCGCTGGGAAATGTGGAACGTGCTATTTATAGCCAACTACGCGATCGCGTTTCTCGGAGTAGCGATTCAGAAACCTTGGGAACGAGCACGATCGAGCTAAAATCGCAAGCCGAAACGGTTCTAACGCACTATGAACAAGCTGCCGCTATTGATTCGAGC
Proteins encoded:
- a CDS encoding helix-turn-helix domain-containing protein — encoded protein: MDLRELRQSRGLSQRRIAEAIGVSTQTIRNWEKGQSEPFLKVDQTESLYLAVLAFSACRSNSRK
- a CDS encoding ShlB/FhaC/HecB family hemolysin secretion/activation protein, giving the protein MPTLPSLPAPEFVAQVFPQIPPPVTPSDRLPSPPAIKPLPSPVIQAPTPPIIAPDTNTSGTIRVRRFLFQGNTIFTQSQLEAVVASFKDRDINVSELKQASEVITKFYTDGGYISSGAIVPPQKIDLQDGSVVIQVLEGRIERINIVGSERFARYVRERLNAATQPVLQYDRLLEALRLLQRDPRIRRISAALNPGTEPNTRILDVEIGTNPTSTVEIELNNARSPLTGSFERRIQYSNGNLLGLGDTISLDYGNTDGSNRVGAAYTIPINPRNGAVSLNYTWLNSRIIRSPFDALDIRSTFNVYELTFRQPILQRSDERRTQELAVGITASRSDSQSSILGVGFPLSAGSDDQGRTRISALRLFQEYTNSTDQQVLSLRSQFNFGVGTFNSTINGNAPDSRFFTWRGQALWFRRINQTLDLLLRSDLQLSDRSLVPIEQFSLGGPGSVRGYAQNALIGDNGIFGSAELRIHLTRSSAGGLQLIPFIDAGTVWNAGGGSIRNNTISSVGAGLQWIQNELQLRANYAIPLATFPNEGNSLQERGFDFSVRYNFSF
- a CDS encoding FkbM family methyltransferase; this encodes MGISETKLPNGMRVYYLREAEVPVLYEQVQEYLRYGIELNPGDTLFDVGANIGLFSLWAYERCQRNLQIYAFEPIPEVFEALKLNAQRLAPATMKAFSFGLAQERKSVVFDYYPNATALSTAYPEGNQTRATVEQAIKTALANPDPREPFDIWLLRLFPSFIRSLLINYKLDELFQAKPVYCKMHRLSDVIRDHSVQQIDLLKIDVERSELDVLMGIEPQDWCKIKQITIEVHDHSQRVDRVCELLKSHGFSKITIKQDPLLQGSDIFNLYAIR
- a CDS encoding two-partner secretion domain-containing protein — protein: MIRPLLVSLLLLSTPLVTLAQVIPDSTLGTNSSQQTSGLVINGVPSGRIDGGLTHGTSLFHSFREFNVGTGRGVYFASPTGIGTIFTRVTGANPSTINGTLGVLGQANLIFINPNGIQFGSEARLDLRGSFLASTAKSIQFPNGEFSATNPQTPPLLTVAAPIGLIFDGATKPISVQGGGYAFNIEDPQSQSAGQNAPGLHVDPGRSLTLIGGPVNLTGGVLIAPSGRIEVGAIDRGVVTVRPDVQGWNFDYTGVAQFAPVDLTKLSLIDATGPLAGKINIQAQSLSLSDGSFVTLLNQGAGAGGIIQATVQDRLDITGTTDALIERPISFDNYYRAGFATNTLFGTGADISIRTKLLSMNQGAGVRTATSASGSAGTIRVDATDQIDIKRSSLRGPLISPSSIQSATFGAGRAGNITISTPELNLSEGGAVFNVNSSNSSGNTGDIVINTQRTRIEGVASPFTASVISTGSIGTGNAGNILLNTDRLDVLNGGQLTSIASGAGDSGDISIRASEIILRGRNSILTTPSAVGTSIVLLEPTVRPIFNVSGTPIGRGGTLRIQSEKISVSDSAQLRVINEGIGDGGNLQVQTNRLALTNGGSITAATQTGQGGNILLSIGKALNLSNSEISASSRTSGQGGNISIESGVFSALRQSSISANAADGRGGKIAINSKGVFIAPDSRITATSALGRTFDGTVQINTIESGVNRTAIRQPAAPPAVGVQAICPAQSDPNMSQFINNGTGGIPLSSSTPLTDSAGWMPRNITLANPTVRSLTTRTKLPIVEFRSWRFSPDKKTVELIASPGAADVAQSNTSPCQLSSTSAKP